AAGAATTAAATACCTACAAGCAACTGCTCGAGCTGTACGACGAACGCGGATTGCAGCAGCGTTATCACGCTACGTTGCGCACCTACATCGGGCGGCTGGTCTCGTTAAAACACTACGACCGCGTGCTTCGCCTCTACCGCGCCGAGCTGGAGCGCCGTCCGCGCGACCCCGACCTCTACAACGAGTTCCTGCGTTTCTTGGAGAACCACAAGCTTTACCGCGAGCAGGGCGACGTCTACCGCCGGGCAGTGGAGAAGTTCAGCGACCCCAACTGGTACCACCGGTTGGCGCGCTGGACGATCCGTCACCGCAGCGACGCGGCGTTCCGCGAGCTGACCGGACACGTGGTCGGCATACTGGGCGATGCGGCGCTGGATGACTACCTCTCCGACTTCGTCTCCAGGCCCGGCGCGCGGCGCTTTTATGAGGCTGAGGGTCGCTTCTTCGAGTCGATGCATTTGCGGGCACTCGAACGTTTCCCGTTCGATCTGCGCTTTGTGCGACGACTGCTGCGGTTTTACGCCGAACGCGGATTCAGCTCGCGCTACAACGACGCCCAGGCGCGGACGAAATATCTTGAGCTTGCCGCGCGCTACGCGATGCTCGACAAGCCGATCCGCGCCGAACTGATGTCCAGACGCGCGGGCCGGGGGCTGAGTTACGATCTGTCCGACCGCGATCAGCTCAACCCGGCCGAGGCGCTGTGGCTGGCCGACGCGCTGGCGTTCGACTCGCACTACGAACAGTCGTACGCGTTCTACAATGCGCTGGACATGCTGTACCCCAACGATATTGAGATCGGCGCGCGCCTGGCCTCGCTGGGGCGCAGCCTCGACTTCTCGTTCTACGTGCAGTCGCCGCAACTAAGCCGCAAAACGGCCGAGGTCTATCTCAAGCTGGCCGAGGTCTATCCCGTGGACAGCGTTTATCCGACAGCGGCCGGAGAGTTACTGATCGAGGTCGGCGAGCCGCGACGTGCGCTGCAAACCTGGGAGACGCTGCTAAATGCGGCCCCGGGCGATGCGCAGCGCTACCTGGAGTTGGCCACGCTCTATTGGGACTACTACTTCTTTTCCAACTCCGCGGGCGTGCTCTTGCAGGCCAGGAAACGGCTCGACGATCCGCAGCTCTACGGCGCGCAGCTCGCCGCGGTCTACGAGTCGATGGGCGACCGCGACCGTGCAGTGGAGGAGTACGTGCGGATGGTGCTCGGAGACTCGGCCCAGAGCTGGCAGGCCCGCGAGCGGCTGGCCTACCTTGAGTCGGCTCACAACCTGGCCCAGCGCATCGACGCCGCGTTCCGCCGGCAGGTCCAAGAGGCGGGGGACGACCATCGTCCGGCGTTGCGCTACGGCGAGTATTTGCGCTTCCGCAGCCGGCGCGATGTGTTGACCGCGTTCTATCGCAGCAGCCTCGAGCGCTATGCCGACCCGCTGTTCGTCGAGGAGCTGACCCTTTATTTCCAGCAGCAGGGACTTGCGGGCGATCTTGAGCGCGCGCTGCAAAGGCTGGTCGAGGTCAAGGGGCGCGACAGCGACAGCCTGGCGCGGCTGGCCGCGTTCTACGAGTATCACGACGATTCGGGACGAGCCAAAAAACTGCTCCGCGAAATCGCGCAACAGCAACCAAAGGGCAGCGCCGAACGCGCCGCGGCCCTGCGCGGGCTGGCCGACTTCTACTGGCGCGTTCAACGTCCGGCCGACGCGGTGACCGCCTATCGCACAATCGTCGACGAGACAGCGGCCGACGACCCCAAGGCCGCCGACGCGGCGCGTCTGGACTTGGCGCGCAATATGCTGCGAGCCACAGATTACGCCCAGGCCGAGCAAGTGCTCTGGGGACTGATCGAGCGCAATCCCGTGGATCGGCGCTACTTCGATGCGCTGTCCAATGTGTACACCGCGCCGGGACGCGAGGACTATGAGGGGCTGGCCAAGCTCTACGCCTTCGGCATCCAGAGCGTCGGCCGTTCGACCATGCCCGCCGCGACCAAGACCATGCGTACCATCGAGCTGCGCCGCGGTCTGATCAGCGCGCTGTCCAAGCTCGGACGTTTCCACGAGGCCGTGGACCAATACATCGAGATCGTCAACCGTCGGCCGCTGGAGCGCTCGGTTGTGGAGGAGGCGTTCGAGTACGCCCGCGACCACGGCTTGGCCGCGCGGATGATCGACTACTACACGAACACCTCCCAGACCAGCCACAAGGACTATCGCTGGAACGTGGTGCTGGCCTCGATTCACTATCAGCAGCGGCAGTTCGCCGATGCCGAGAAGCAACTGCAGGCCGCGATCTCCAACGAGCCGCATCGCCCCTGGCTGCAGATCAGGCTGGCCGAGGTCTATCAACAGACCGAGCAATGGGATCTGGCCGCGCAGCGCTACCGCCGGGCCTCGGAACTCGAGGGCGGCGATCCGCAATATTTGCAGGACATCGCTCGGATGTACTTCCGCGCCGGACGCGTTGACGACGCGGTGCTCGCACTGGAACAGACGATCTCCGGAACCAAAGTGTCGGTGGAGCAGCGCTTTGCCGTTGTACGGCAACTCGATCAGTGGGAGTTGCATCAACAGGCGGTGCGACAGCTTTCAGGCGCGCTGGCTGCGCTGCTGGCCGATCCCTACGATTACGTGCTAAGCCCCTCGGAGGCCTCGCTGGCCCTGGAGGTGCTCTCGTTCGACCGCGGACGATTGGGGGCCTTTAACGAGGCGCGTCGCGTGATCGACCGCCTCGACGCCGAGGCGCGCAAGCCGCGCAATTTCGGCCGCGATCGTCCACGGTCCAGCGCCAAGCAACTGCGCAATGCTCTTTGCGACAGCTTTGCCCAGCGACTGCGAGCCACGGCCCAAGCCCAGGCACGACGCGAGGTCTCCAATGCGCTCGATGCCGAAGTCGAAACTGCGTTCACCGGCTTCGCGCTCAGCGCCGGGGGCGCCAAGCAGCTAAACGAGCGTACCGACTTTGTTCTACGTCTGGCCCGCGCTCTGGGACTGCCAGGCCTGGTCGAGCGGATTCTGGTGCGCCGCTCGCAGCTGATGGCGCCGCTGACCCGCGGCAAGAGCGGGGACTCCTACTACTCACGGGCGCTTGACGACCTGATCGAACTCTACCGCTCTCGGGGCGACAGCGACGGCGTACTGCGCACCATGCGCGCCAAGCGTCGCGCGGGCTGGAGTTCCTACCCCGAGACGGCCCGCAGCGCCTACTGGGCCGGGAACCCGATGCAGGAGCGCAACCTGCTCGGACGCTGGCTGTGCGAGATGCACAACACCGGTGGACGCTTGCAGCCCTCGGCCGCAGAGCGGCGAGCGTTCGAGATCAACGCACTGGACGAACAACAGCTCGACGAGCTGCTCGACTCCAAATGCGCCCACGCCTTTTACCTCAACCTGCTGATCGAGCGCGGCGACCGCTTGCGGGCGGTGGGCTTCCTCAGCGATTTCGTCTCGCGCTATCAAAAACCGGTATGGATCGACCTCAAGCGTGCGGCCATTGCCCTGTATTTCAAGGAGGTCTCGCCCGAGGCCGAGCAGGCGTTCGCCCGCGTTCTGGATTTGCCAGCGACCATCGGCCGTCGCAGCGTTTCAAAGCCCGACCGCAACGTCTCGCTCTACGGCGACGATTGGTTCCCGATCGCGGCGCTTTACGGCCGCTACCTCGAACGCGTGGACCACTCGTCGGGCTTCGTCGAATTTCTGCAGGCCTATGCCGAGTCCAAGCCCTGGAACGCCGGGAGCTACATGGCCGTGGGCGACGCGCTGGTCGAGCTGGAGCGCCCGCTGGAGGCGCTGCCGTATTACGACCTGGGGCTGAGCTTGGCGCAGGGCGATTTTACGCTGATCGATCGCCGCGCAATCGCGCTGTTGCTCGCGGGCCGACGCGAGGAGGCGCTGGCCGGCTGGCGCATGATGATCCCCGCCGACTGCTCGCACTACGCGCTGCTCTCTTACATGGACGCCCTGGGACGCCAGGGTCTTTGGGAGGACGCGTTTAACGTGGTCGAGGAACGGATCGCCGCAAGCTTTGACGCGATCCACTCGTTCGACCGCTTCAACACTCTCCAGCGTGTGGCCCACGACCAGCGCGAAGTGGGGATGGAGGCGCGCATTGAACCATTCGTGCGTGCGTGCATCAAACGGATCACCCCGGAGATCGACCTGCTGCAAAAACTGATCGAGAGTGACCTGATCGGCGATGGATTGCGCAACGAGCTGTGGCGCGTGCTGTTGGCCAAGGTCGACGATCCCGAATCGCGTAGCGTCTGGTTCCGCAGCGAGAAACTCGGAAGCTACTTGGAGTTCTGCGTCGAGTCCAAACGTCTGGCCGACGGCCGGTGGGCCATCGAACGTCTGGACGCGCTGCAGCCCCAGCGGCTCGAGGGCAATCAGCATGCGGAGCAATCTACGCGGATCTACGCTGTCTGCGGCGAGCCCGATCAGGCACGCCAGGCGGTGGATCAACGGATCGACAAGCAGCCATCGCGTGAGACCTACAACTGGGCGCTACGGCTCTGGGACTCGCTGGGCCTGGAGCAGGAACAAGAGCGCACCCGTGCGGCCCAGCTGCGATTCCTCTACGAGGGCAAACTCGCCGGACCCGAAGAGCTACTCGAGTTCGCGCTGATCGAGGGGAGCTTGGGTAAGGTGGATCACGCGATGTCCGTGATCGAGGGTGTGATCTTCAGTAACTCCGAAAACGCTTCGCTGCTGCGACAGGCCGCGCAGATCAGCTTCGAGCTGCGGGCGATGAACCGATGCGGCGAACTGATCGAGCGGCTCGA
This DNA window, taken from Candidatus Alcyoniella australis, encodes the following:
- a CDS encoding tetratricopeptide repeat protein; translated protein: ELNTYKQLLELYDERGLQQRYHATLRTYIGRLVSLKHYDRVLRLYRAELERRPRDPDLYNEFLRFLENHKLYREQGDVYRRAVEKFSDPNWYHRLARWTIRHRSDAAFRELTGHVVGILGDAALDDYLSDFVSRPGARRFYEAEGRFFESMHLRALERFPFDLRFVRRLLRFYAERGFSSRYNDAQARTKYLELAARYAMLDKPIRAELMSRRAGRGLSYDLSDRDQLNPAEALWLADALAFDSHYEQSYAFYNALDMLYPNDIEIGARLASLGRSLDFSFYVQSPQLSRKTAEVYLKLAEVYPVDSVYPTAAGELLIEVGEPRRALQTWETLLNAAPGDAQRYLELATLYWDYYFFSNSAGVLLQARKRLDDPQLYGAQLAAVYESMGDRDRAVEEYVRMVLGDSAQSWQARERLAYLESAHNLAQRIDAAFRRQVQEAGDDHRPALRYGEYLRFRSRRDVLTAFYRSSLERYADPLFVEELTLYFQQQGLAGDLERALQRLVEVKGRDSDSLARLAAFYEYHDDSGRAKKLLREIAQQQPKGSAERAAALRGLADFYWRVQRPADAVTAYRTIVDETAADDPKAADAARLDLARNMLRATDYAQAEQVLWGLIERNPVDRRYFDALSNVYTAPGREDYEGLAKLYAFGIQSVGRSTMPAATKTMRTIELRRGLISALSKLGRFHEAVDQYIEIVNRRPLERSVVEEAFEYARDHGLAARMIDYYTNTSQTSHKDYRWNVVLASIHYQQRQFADAEKQLQAAISNEPHRPWLQIRLAEVYQQTEQWDLAAQRYRRASELEGGDPQYLQDIARMYFRAGRVDDAVLALEQTISGTKVSVEQRFAVVRQLDQWELHQQAVRQLSGALAALLADPYDYVLSPSEASLALEVLSFDRGRLGAFNEARRVIDRLDAEARKPRNFGRDRPRSSAKQLRNALCDSFAQRLRATAQAQARREVSNALDAEVETAFTGFALSAGGAKQLNERTDFVLRLARALGLPGLVERILVRRSQLMAPLTRGKSGDSYYSRALDDLIELYRSRGDSDGVLRTMRAKRRAGWSSYPETARSAYWAGNPMQERNLLGRWLCEMHNTGGRLQPSAAERRAFEINALDEQQLDELLDSKCAHAFYLNLLIERGDRLRAVGFLSDFVSRYQKPVWIDLKRAAIALYFKEVSPEAEQAFARVLDLPATIGRRSVSKPDRNVSLYGDDWFPIAALYGRYLERVDHSSGFVEFLQAYAESKPWNAGSYMAVGDALVELERPLEALPYYDLGLSLAQGDFTLIDRRAIALLLAGRREEALAGWRMMIPADCSHYALLSYMDALGRQGLWEDAFNVVEERIAASFDAIHSFDRFNTLQRVAHDQREVGMEARIEPFVRACIKRITPEIDLLQKLIESDLIGDGLRNELWRVLLAKVDDPESRSVWFRSEKLGSYLEFCVESKRLADGRWAIERLDALQPQRLEGNQHAEQSTRIYAVCGEPDQARQAVDQRIDKQPSRETYNWALRLWDSLGLEQEQERTRAAQLRFLYEGKLAGPEELLEFALIEGSLGKVDHAMSVIEGVIFSNSENASLLRQAAQISFELRAMNRCGELIERLDRLDPGDLQTLALKVRYLHRRSGLEDAHKVLLALLQRPDCELHVLELLDAGYLADLRKSGALSAEAAWLGELPDLPPWGEIYLARIQLERGEAAQAAARLEQASVEFPEVYYPLLARSQLASGNPGAARKALINALRYQPERKGLRVELLLLELAEKSDLAALWWLGQLRFELRVYPQSQPLFAPDPHQLANELAMFGLKPAKLDHAVPLIVELLARTGCPAHAAALARAYAAITDDRALSAELLQRARELLPEVEAATQMERGRLVITPGLLDQGGER